Below is a genomic region from Halostella litorea.
GCATGGTGGACGTCACCCAGTCGTCGTCGATCACCGACCAGTTCAGCACGGGGTCGGTCGAGGAGGAGAAACTCGACTACGTCGAACAGAACTTCACGGCCGGCCGGGAGAACACGACGACCGTACAGGTGATCGTCCGCAACGAGGACGGCAACGTGCTGTCGCGGGAGTCGCTGCTGCGGTCGCTGCGCTTCCAGCAGTCGCTCCGGAACAACGCGACGATAAACGAGTCCCTCGCCGACGAGAACGCGATCGTCGGGGTCGAGAACTACGTCGCCTCGTTCGGGCTGCTTCAGGCGAGCAGCAGGGACCTCCGGGCGGCGAACCGGAGCCTCCAGGAGAACGTCACCGCGCTTGAGCGCCGACAGGCGGCGCTAAACGACACGAGCGACCGCCTCCGGAACCGGCTCCCGGAGGCCGCCGGACCCAACAAGACCGCCGCGGAGGCGTTCGAGCAGGTTCGCCGGAACTCGACGGTGAACCTGACCGACGCGGACGGCGAGACGTACGCGCAGGCGGCCGAACTGCTGCGGACCGCCGAAGGCCAGGAAGAACAGCAGCGCGCCGCCTACGCGATGGCGACGTACGCCGGCCCGGACAACGAGAGCGTCCTGCGCGAGGAGTACGCGGACCTGCAGGCGCGCTCGGCGGAGATCGAGGCCCGCGGCGACGAACTGGCCGAACGGGCCGCGCGGCTGGAACAGCGCCGCGCCGCGATCCAGGCCGGCGACCTGCCGCCGCTCGACGAGCAGATCGTCGCGGTCGAGGCGATGAACGAGTCCGAGGTCAGTTCGCTCGTCGAGACGATCCTGAGCGGGGGCGACGAGGGCGGCTCCGGCGGCGCGGTCCAGCTGATGTCGGCGAACTACCAGCCGGGCAGCACGACCGCCGACGCGCGCATGATGGTGCTGTACCAGAAGACGAGCGACGGCCTCCAGAACGCCGGCGAGGTGTCGTCGAGCATCTCCGAGACGCAGGTGATGATCGGCGACGAGGCCGAGGCCGCAAGCGAGGACGGCGAGCGGTACATCACCTTCGGCTTCGGCATCATCAGCGAGGAGACCCAGCAGTCGATGGACGACAGCCTCGCCATCGTCGGGCCGCTGGCGCTGCTTTTCGTGCTGGTGACGCTGCTGATCGCCTACCGCGACATCGTCGACATCGTCCTCGGCTTCGTCGGCATCTTCACGGTGCTCATCTGGACGTTCGGCTTCATGGGCTGGGCCGACATCACGTTCAACCAGATCATGATCGCGGTGCCCGTGTTGCTGATCGGGCTCTCCATCGACTACGCGATCCACATCTTCATGCGGCACCGCGAACAGCGCCAGGAGCGCGGGACGGCCGAGGACGAGAACGTCCGCGGCTCGATGCGGACCGCGCTGGTGGGCGTCGGCATCGCCCTTGTCTGGGTGACGGCGACGACGGTGATCGGCTTCCTGTCGAACCTCACCAGCCCGCTGTCGCCGATCCAGGACTTCGGGATCGTCAGCTCCTTCGGCATCGCGGTCGCCCTGCTCGTGTTCGGGGCGTTCGTGCCGGCGCTGAAAGTCGAGATAGACGGCGCGCTCGAAAACAGGGGGATAGACCGCAAGAAGCGCGCGTTCGGGACCGGCGGCGGCGGGTTTAGCGCCGCGCTCTCCGTCGGCGCGAAGGCGGCGAAGGCCGCGCCGCTTGTCGTCATCGTGCTCGTGTTGACCGTCAGCGTCGCGGGTGCGTACGGCGCGACCCAGGTCGACACCAGCTTCTCGAACGAGGACTTCATCGCCGACGACCCGCCGGACTACATGTACGACCTGCCCGAGCCGTTCCGGCCGGGCGAGTACACGGTCAAGCAGAACCTGGAGTACATCAACGACAACTTCCAGCGCCAGGACCAGACCGCGCAGATACTGATAGAGGGCAACGTCACGCATCCGGACACGCTGACGCGCGTCGACCGCGCCGAGCAGGCGGTCGCCGACCGTGACGTCGCGTTCGTCGACTCCGGCGGGAACCCGTCGGTGACCAGCCCCAACTCGGTGATCCGGGACGTGGCCGAGCGGAACGGGACGATGGCCGCAGTCGTCAACGAGACCGACACCGACGGCGACGGCCTGCCCGACCGGGACCTGGCCCGGGTGTACGACACGCTGTACGAGGTCGCGCCCGAGCAGGCGACGACGGTCGTCTACCGCGATGGCGGCGAGTACCGCGCCGTCCAGATCGAGGTGTCCGTCCGCGGCGGCCTCTCGACGTCGGAGACGACCGACCGCCTGCAGGCCGCCGCCGGCGTCGTCGACGACGACGGCGAGAGCGGCGTCTGGACGGCGACGGCGACCGGGACCCCAGTCGTCAACGAGATCATCCAGGGCGAACTGCTCAACACCGTCATCGAGAGCCTGCTGATCACGCTCGTCGCGGTGTTCGCGTTCCTGATGGTCGCCTACCGCGTCACCGAGGGGAGCGCGACGCTGGGTATCATCACGCTGCTTCCGGTCGCGCTGTCGGTGTCGTGGATCCTCGGGACGATGTACGTGATCGGGA
It encodes:
- a CDS encoding efflux RND transporter permease subunit, which produces MSAMDRLASAVTGHSRIVIVVMLLLTAGVGAGMVDVTQSSSITDQFSTGSVEEEKLDYVEQNFTAGRENTTTVQVIVRNEDGNVLSRESLLRSLRFQQSLRNNATINESLADENAIVGVENYVASFGLLQASSRDLRAANRSLQENVTALERRQAALNDTSDRLRNRLPEAAGPNKTAAEAFEQVRRNSTVNLTDADGETYAQAAELLRTAEGQEEQQRAAYAMATYAGPDNESVLREEYADLQARSAEIEARGDELAERAARLEQRRAAIQAGDLPPLDEQIVAVEAMNESEVSSLVETILSGGDEGGSGGAVQLMSANYQPGSTTADARMMVLYQKTSDGLQNAGEVSSSISETQVMIGDEAEAASEDGERYITFGFGIISEETQQSMDDSLAIVGPLALLFVLVTLLIAYRDIVDIVLGFVGIFTVLIWTFGFMGWADITFNQIMIAVPVLLIGLSIDYAIHIFMRHREQRQERGTAEDENVRGSMRTALVGVGIALVWVTATTVIGFLSNLTSPLSPIQDFGIVSSFGIAVALLVFGAFVPALKVEIDGALENRGIDRKKRAFGTGGGGFSAALSVGAKAAKAAPLVVIVLVLTVSVAGAYGATQVDTSFSNEDFIADDPPDYMYDLPEPFRPGEYTVKQNLEYINDNFQRQDQTAQILIEGNVTHPDTLTRVDRAEQAVADRDVAFVDSGGNPSVTSPNSVIRDVAERNGTMAAVVNETDTDGDGLPDRDLARVYDTLYEVAPEQATTVVYRDGGEYRAVQIEVSVRGGLSTSETTDRLQAAAGVVDDDGESGVWTATATGTPVVNEIIQGELLNTVIESLLITLVAVFAFLMVAYRVTEGSATLGIITLLPVALSVSWILGTMYVIGMPFNVLTGMITSLTVGLGVAYSIHLSERYNLELERRGDVWEAMETSVTGTGGALLGSAATTVGGFGVLALAIFPALQQFGIITGLTIVYAFLASVVVLPSLLVVWTKYLSPDDIPAPGDAPVDEDDDPDDGGAADDGADGGDGGGTDPLAGSPTDDDPEGTADDGVDPLTAGGPPADAGSDAQAAADEAASPATRTVYPDEAAPGDEFSVSVDVDGVSGRVVLVEDAPGVGGEITTLDPDPATVSQVGRTVYAAWELDGPTDLHLAYTADAPADATAGEALAFDGEVRTADGTHPTGGPDELSVVSEFLARVRERSAPTTADVERAAELVAAGDLTEAELERIYERWLAGTERTTPPSRPDGGED